The Polyodon spathula isolate WHYD16114869_AA unplaced genomic scaffold, ASM1765450v1 scaffolds_829, whole genome shotgun sequence genome includes a region encoding these proteins:
- the LOC121309055 gene encoding transmembrane protein 198-like, whose product MTSEPLQIDLGVAGEGVTELDVCALEIQRDYEVIPAIIYTMCCLFGVIYCFFGYRCFKAIMFLSGLLFGSIIIFLLCHKERVLDTELSVEVSAGIGLAIGLLCGLVTMLVRSVGLFMTGLLLGLLLAAAALVAMEQVYSPGTVWVPVGMLMGAGMLFAVLTLQWQKLFTVLSTSVFGAAIMAVCVDYFVEMLVLVQFVYDRVRLAPSPPLCWYSWVIMAVWPALSILGIVVQWKLTAEGFSHTEVIISRRQKRIQLMRIRQKDAKKHQLGPVPEATYRRKSYPVKRYTGDVLAPSYLQSLRDRQMGTGTSLSSLSTHTHTMVDLDYDCGSTVPLTATTPAVRV is encoded by the exons ATGACCTCAGAGCCCCTGCAGATTGACCTGGGGGTCGCGGGCGAGGGGGTGACAGAGCTGGACGTGTGTGCGCTGGAGATCCAGAGGGACTATGAGGTTATCCCTGCCATCATCTACACCATGTGCTGCCTCTTCGGAGTCATCTACTGCTTCTTCG GGTACCGCTGCTTCAAAGCCATCATGTTCCTATCGGGTCTCCTGTTCGGCTCCATCATCATCTTCCTGCTGTGCCACAAGGAGCGGGTTCTGGACACGGAGCTGAGCGTGGAGGTCAGCGCTGGCATCGGCCTGGCCATCGGGCTGCTGTGCGGCCTGGTCACCATGCTGGTGCGCAGCGTGGGGCTCTTCATGACCGGCCTGCTGCTGGGGTTGCTGCTCGCCGCTGCCGCCCTGGTGGCCATGGAGCAGGTGTACAGCCCTGGCACGGTGTGGGTGCCGGTGGGCATGCTGATGGGAGCGGGCATGCTGTTCGCAGTGCTCACCCTGCAGTGGCAGAAACTCTTCACGGTGCTCTCCACCTCTGTGTTCGGAGCTGCCATCATGGCGGTGTGCGTGGATTACTTCGTCGAGATGCTGGTGCTCGTGCAGTTTGTGTATGATCGCGTGCGCCTCGCCCCCTCCCCGCCGCTCTGCTGGTACAGCTGGGTCATCATGGCAGTGTGGCCAGCGCTCAGCATTCTGGGAATCGTAGTTCAGTGGAAGCTGACGGCTGAAGGATTCTCCCATACTGAAG tgatCATCTCCCGTCGTCAGAAGAGAATTCAGCTCATGAGGATCCGACAGAAAGATGCCAAGAAGCACCAGCTGGGCCCTGTGCCGGAGGCGACCTACCGCAGGAAATCCTACCCAGTGAAGAGATACACTGGGGACGTGCTGGCCCCT AGTTACCTCCAGAGCCTGAGGGATCGGCAGATGGGCACGGGCACCTCCCTGAGCAGCCTGagcacccacacccacaccatGGTGGACCTGGACTACGACTGCGGCTCCACCGTGCCTCTCACTGCCACCACGCCCGCGGTGCGGGTCTGA